From Camelina sativa cultivar DH55 chromosome 7, Cs, whole genome shotgun sequence, one genomic window encodes:
- the LOC104703841 gene encoding death-associated inhibitor of apoptosis 1-like: MSQLGDLLRESEDGRTRSERTTMMFSLLEDNDQTDGGDRTMSKWRTLKQRLRFDWVACCGKPLTLRFRQSETPLVDDDDEEEEESQIRVVDFSGTGSELGCLTRGVTRNLAEALAEERLAHVTAETSVVAAAKVPLMRLLAESDGCDSTMSTTWTGCDPVCCVCMGREKGAAFIPCGHTYCRVCSREIWANRGTCPLCNRSIFDVLDLY; the protein is encoded by the coding sequence ATGAGTCAACTCGGAGATTTGCTTAGAGAATCAGAAGATGGAAGAACAAGAAGTGAGAGGACGACGATGATGTTCAGTTTGCTTGAAGACAATGATCAAACCGACGGTGGAGATCGAACGATGAGCAAATGGCGTACGTTGAAGCAACGGCTGAGATTTGATTGGGTTGCTTGTTGCGGTAAGCCTCTTACTCTGCGTTTCAGACAATCAGAAACACCACTCgttgacgacgacgacgaagaagaggaagaaagtcAAATCCGGGTCGTTGACTTTTCGGGTACGGGTTCGGAGTTGGGTTGTTTGACACGTGGCGTGACGAGGAACCTTGCTGAGGCTTTAGCGGAGGAGAGATTAGCGCACGTGACTGCGGAGACTTCGGTTGTTGCTGCTGCTAAAGTACCGTTGATGAGGTTGCTTGCGGAATCGGACGGTTGTGATTCGACGATGTCGACGACGTGGACGGGTTGTGATCCGGTGTGTTGCGTGTGTATGGGAAGAGAGAAAGGTGCGGCTTTTATTCCCTGTGGACACACGTACTGTAGAGTTTGTTCAAGAGAGATTTGGGCTAATCGTGGGACGTGTCCGCTTTGTAACCGTTCGATTTTTGACGTTCTTGATCTTTActga
- the LOC104703842 gene encoding 1-aminocyclopropane-1-carboxylate oxidase 2-like, whose translation MEKNMTFPVVDLSKLDGEERDQTMALINEACENWGFFEIMNHGIPHDLMDKIEKMTKGHYKTYQEQKFNDMLKSKGLDKLETEVEDVDWESTFYVRHLPQSNLSDISDMSDEYRTPMKDFGERLENLAEDLLDLLCENLGLEKGYLKKAFRGTKGPTFGTKVSNYPPCPKPEMIKGLRAHTDAGGIILLFQDDKVSGLQLLKDGDWIDVPPLNHSIVINLGDQLEVITNGKYKSVMHRVVTQKEGNRMSIASFYNPASDAEISPATSLVEKDSDYPSFVFDDYMKLYAGVKFQPKEPRFEAMKNASAVTELTPTAAVETF comes from the exons atggagaagaacatGACGTTTCCAGTGGTAGACTTGTCCAAGCTCGATGGTGAAGAGAGAGACCAAACCATGGCTTTAATCAATGAAGCTTGTGAAAACTGGGGCTTCTTTGAG ATAATGAACCATGGAATACCACATGACTTAATGGACAAGATCGAGAAGATGACAAAGGGACATTACAAGACATATCAAGAACAAAAGTTCAATGACATGCTCAAGTCCAAAGGTTTGGATAAACTTGAGACAGAAGTCGAAGATGTCGATTGGGAAAGCACTTTCTATGTTCGTCACCTCCCTCAATCAAATCTCAGTGACATTTCTGATATGTCTGATGAATACAG GACGCCCATGAAAGACTTTGGGGAGAGATTGGAGAATCTTGCTGAGGATTTGTTGGATCTATTGTGTGAGAACCTAGGGTTAGAGAAAGGGTATTTGAAGAAAGCGTTTCGTGGAACAAAAGGTCCAACGTTTGGGACAAAGGTGAGCAACTATCCACCATGTCCTAAACCAGAGATGATCAAAGGTCTTAGGGCCCACACTGATGCAGGAGGCATCATCTTGTTGTTTCAAGACGACAAGGTCAGTGGTCTCCAGCTTCTTAAAGATGGTGACTGGATTGATGTTCCTCCCCTCAACCACTCCATTGTCATTAATCTTGGTGACCAACTTGAG GTGATAACCAACGGCAAGTACAAGAGTGTGATGCACCGTGTGGTGACtcaaaaagaaggaaacagaaTGTCCATTGCATCGTTCTACAACCCGGCAAGTGATGCCGAGATCTCTCCAGCTACATCACTCGTCGAGAAAGATTCCGACTACCCAAGTTTCGTCTTTGATGACTACATGAAGCTCTACGCAGGGGTCAAGTTTCAGCCAAAGGAGCCACGGTTCGAGGCCATGAAGAATGCTTCTGCAGTTACAGAATTGACTCCAACAGCAGCCGTAGAGACTTTCTAA
- the LOC104703843 gene encoding uncharacterized protein LOC104703843 has protein sequence MGKSGGRKKKSGGSGGGGSNSNSNQVNSSEASSGLSKPSTTVVNGGVDFDASVFLKRAHELKEEGNKKFQARDYVAALEQYENGIKLIPKSHPDRAVFHSNRAACLMQMKPIDYESVISECSMALKAQPGFTRALLRRARAFEAVGKFDLAVQDVNVLLGSDPNHKDAGEISKRLKTALGPHQDLQSRPSPAALGASAALGGPIAGLGPCLPSRNVHKKGVTSPVGSASLPNATNGKVERSQVVSPVTENGGSVGSKGQASRVVLKPVSRSPKGSKVEELGSSSVAVVGKAQEKRIRWRPLKFMYDHDIRLGQMPVNCRFKELREIVSSRFPSSKAVLIKYKDNDGDLVTITSTAELKLAESAADSLLTKEPDTDKSDSVGMLRLHVVDVSPEQEPMLLEEEEEEVEEKPVVEEVVSSPTESVSETEINSEKTDKEVEKEKASSSEDPETKELEMDDWLFDFAHLFRTHVGIDPDAHIDLHELGMELCSEALEETVTSEKAQPLFDQASAKFQEVAALAFFNWGNVHMCAARKRIPLDESAGKEVVAAQLQTAYEWVKERYTLAKEKYEQALSIKPDFYEGLLALGQQQFEMAKLHWSYLLAQKIDISGWDPSETLNLFDSAEAKMKDATEMWEKLEEQRMDDLKNPNSNKKEEISKRRKKQGGDGNEEVSETITAEEAAEQATAMRSQIHLFWGNMLFERSQVECKIGMDGWNKNLDSAVERFKLAGASETDIATVVKNHCSNEAEATEGGNEKKVPAP, from the coding sequence ATGGGGAAATCtggaggaaggaagaagaagagtggaggtagtggtggtggtggttcgaATTCGAATTCGAATCAGGTGAATTCATCTGAAGCTTCTTCAGGATTATCCAAACCGTCAACGACTGTTGTTAACGGTGGTGTTGATTTCGACGCTTCGGTATTCTTGAAACGAGCACACGAGCTTAAGGAAGAAGGTAATAAAAAGTTTCAAGCAAGAGATTACGTTGCTGCTCTTGAGCAATACGAGAATGGGATTAAGCTTATTCCTAAGAGTCACCCAGATAGAGCTGTGTTTCATAGCAATAGAGCTGCTTGTTTGATGCAGATGAAACCTATTGATTACGAATCTGTTATTTCTGAATGTTCTATGGCTCTTAAAGCTCAGCCTGGTTTTACTCGTGCTTTGCTTAGAAGAGCTAGAGCTTTTGAAGCTGTTGGCAAGTTTGATTTAGCTGTTCAGGATGTTAATGTTTTGTTGGGTTCTGATCCTAATCATAAGGATGCTGGTGAGATTTCTAAGCGTTTGAAAACTGCTTTGGGTCCTCATCAAGATTTGCAGAGCCGTCCTTCACCTGCGGCTCTTGGTGCCTCGGCTGCTTTAGGTGGTCCCATTGCTGGACTTGGTCCTTGTTTACCTTCTCGTAATGTTCACAAAAAGGGAGTTACTTCGCCTGTTGGGTCTGCTTCATTGCCTAATGCTACTAATGGTAAGGTAGAGAGGTCACAGGTGGTCAGTCCTGTGACTGAAAATGGCGGTTCTGTTGGGAGTAAGGGGCAGGCGTCGAGAGTTGTGTTGAAGCCGGTTAGTCGTTCTCCGAAAGGGTCGaaggtggaggagttgggaTCTTCATCTGTGGCGGTTGTTGGGAAGGCTCAAGAGAAGAGGATTAGGTGGAGGCCGTTGAAGTTTATGTATGATCATGACATAAGGTTAGGTCAGATGCCTGTGAACTGTAGGTTTAAGGAACTGAGAGAGATTGTGAGCAGTCGTTTCCCATCTTCGAAGGCGGTTTTGATCAAGTACAAGGACAATGATGGAGACTTGGTGACTATTACTTCTACCGCAGAGCTGAAGTTGGCGGAATCTGCTGCTGATAGTCTTTTGACTAAAGAGCCTGATACTGATAAATCTGATTCTGTTGGGATGTTGAGATTGCATGTTGTTGATGTAAGTCCTGAGCAAGAGCCGATGTTGcttgaggaagaggaggaagaagtggaagagaagcCTGTTGTAGAAGAAGTCGTATCATCTCCTACCGAGTCAGTATCGGAAACAGAGATTAACAGTGAGAAGACGGATAAGGAAGTTGAAAAGGAGAAAGCGAGTTCTTCTGAGGATCCTGAGACCAAGGAACTGGAGATGGACGActggttgtttgattttgctCATCTCTTCCGCACTCATGTTGGTATTGACCCTGATGCTCATATTGACTTGCATGAGTTGGGAATGGAACTTTGCTCAGAGGCGCTTGAAGAAACAGTGACAAGCGAAAAAGCTCAACCACTATTCGATCAAGCTTCCGCTAAGTTCCAGGAAGTTGCTGCGTTAGCTTTCTTCAACTGGGGAAATGTTCACATGTGTGCTGCTAGAAAGAGGATTCCTTTAGACGAATCTGCTGGGAAAGAAGTGGTTGCGGCACAGCTTCAAACTGCTTACGAGTGGGTGAAAGAGAGATACACATTGGCAAAGGAGAAATATGAACAGGCCCTCTCAATCAAACCAGATTTTTACGAGGGTTTGCTTGCATTAGGACAGCAGCAGTTTGAAATGGCGAAGCTACACTGGTCTTACTTGCTAGCTCAGAAGATTGATATCTCAGGTTGGGATCCATCAGAAACCTTAAACCTCTTTGACAGCGCAGAGGCGAAGATGAAAGATGCTACAGAGATGTGGGAGAAGCTTGAAGAGCAGAGGATGGATGATCTTAAAAACCCGAATTCGAACAAGAAAGAGGAAATCtcaaagaggagaaagaagcaaGGAGGAGATGGGAACGAAGAGGTTTCAGAGACAATTACTGCTGAGGAAGCAGCAGAGCAAGCGACTGCAATGAGATCACAGATCCATCTGTTTTGGGGAAACATGCTGTTCGAAAGATCTCAAGTTGAATGCAAAATCGGGATGGATGGTTGGAATAAGAATCTTGATTCAGCTGTTGAAAGATTCAAACTTGCAGGTGCTTCTGAAACGGACATAGCAACTGTTGTCAAGAACCATTGTTCCAATGAAGCTGAAGCTACTGAAGGAGGTAATGAGAAAAAGGTACCTGCACCTTGA
- the LOC104703844 gene encoding serine/threonine-protein kinase HT1-like → MSSSCFNPFRIRWSLRSKLPPEPSLPPLPSHPSSSKTNRYAEAETMEKKRFDSMESWSMILESENVETWEASKGEREEWTADLSQLFIGNKFASGAHSRIYRGIYKQRAVAVKMVRIATHKEETRTKLEQQFKSEVALLSRLFHPNIVQFIAACKKPPVYCIITEYMSQGNLRMYLNKKEPYSLSIETVLRLALDISRGMEYLHSQGVIHRDLKSNNLLLNDEMRVKVADFGTSCLETQCREAKGNMGTYRWMAPEMIKEKPYTRKVDVYSFGIVLWELTTALLPFQGMTPVQAAFAVAEKNERPPLPASCQPALAHLIKRCWSENPSKRPDFSNIVAVLEKYDECVKEGLPLTSHASLTKTKNAILDRLKGCVSTISSPFTSSSVPVNA, encoded by the exons ATGTCAAGTTCTTGTTTCAATCCGTTTCGTATACGGTGGTCTCTAAGATCCAAATTACCACCAGAGCCTTCCCTCCCGCCTTTACCCTCTCATCCATCTTCCTCTAAAACCAACCGGTATGCAGAAGCAGAgacgatggagaagaagagattcgACAGTATGGAATCTTGGTCTATGATCCTCGAGTCCGAGAACGTGGAGACATGGGAAGCGTCTAAAGGCGAAAGAGAGGAATGGACCGCAGATCTTTCTCAGCTCTTTATCGGAAACAAATTTGCCTCGGGAGCACACTCGAGAATTTACAGAGGGATCTACAAACAAAGAGCCGTCGCCGTGAAGATGGTGAGGATCGCAACACACAAAGAAGAGACAAGGACTAAGCTCGAACAACAATTTAAGTCCGAGGTTGCTCTGCTTTCTCGTCTCTTTCACCCTAACATCGTTCAG TTCATAGCAGCGTGCAAGAAACCGCCGGTATACTGCATAATAACAGAGTACATGTCACAAGGAAACCTCCGAATGTACCTAAACAAGAAAGAGCCTTACTCACTCTCGATCGAGACCGTACTGAGACTGGCCCTAGACATCTCAAGAGGAATGGAGTATCTTCACTCACAAGGTGTTATCCACAGAGACCTGAAGTCCAACAATTTGCTTTTGAATGACGAAATGAGGGTTAAAGTTGCAGACTTTGGGACTTCTTGTCTTGAGACGCAATGCAGAGAGGCCAAGGGTAATATGGGAACGTATCGATGGATGGCTCCAGAGATGATCAAAGAGAAGCCTTACACTAGAAAAGTTGACGTTTATAGCTTTGGCATCGTTCTATGGGAACTCACCACTGCATTGCTTCCGTTCCAAGGTATGACTCCCGTGCAAGCCGCATTTGCAGTCGCTGAAAAG aacGAGAGACCACCATTGCCAGCGAGCTGCCAACCTGCGTTAGCTCACTTAATCAAGAGGTGTTGGTCAGAGAATCCCTCGAAGCGGCCAGACTTCTCAAACATAGTAGCGGTGCTTGAGAAGTACGACGAGTGTGTCAAAGAAGGACTGCCTTTGACATCACACGCAAGCCTCACAAAGACAAAGAACGCAATTCTAGATCGACTTAAAGGCTGCGTCTCGACCATTAGCTCACCATTTacttcttcctctgttcctgTAAATGCATAG
- the LOC104703846 gene encoding eukaryotic translation initiation factor-like: MKDAKLVSFRSAILVQDWITFKAWASEEKNSIMNSLAEEKYSCLKSQLINTCITSDILKDMVTLIFDKAVLEPTFCPMYAQLCYDIHDKLPSFRPAKHGESEMITFNRILLNLCQTVFEGADELSEEIRKMDSPDHKAEREDKEILSNLRTLGNLRLVGELFKLRMVTQWIVQRIIKKLLGDDKKMCPPKEKLEAVSLFLHTVGKVLDRQTNDECFKRLKNLLKHPRLVLQSAFVVQYLIDLRSNNWVPTGK; encoded by the exons atgaaagatgCTAAGTTGGTTAGTTTTCGATCTGCAATATTGGTGCAGGATTGGATAACATTCAAAGCATGGGCTTCGGAAGAAAAAAACTC GATAATGAACTCACTAGCGGAAGAGAAATATAGTTGTCTCAAGAGCCAACTTATCAACACTTGCATCACATCTGATATATTAAAG GATATGGTGACCCTTATCTTCGACAAAGCTGTTCTTGAGCCGACCTTTTGTCCTATGTACGCTCAGTTGTGCTATGATATACATGACAAACTCCCTAGCTTTCGTCCTGCAAAGCATGGAGAAAGTGAGATGATCACATTCAACAGGATTTTGTTGAATTTATGTCAAACCGTGTTCGAGGGAGCTGACGAGTTGAGTGAGGAGATTAGAAAGATGGACTCGCCAGATCATAAGGCAGAACGGGAGGACAAGGAAATATTGTCGAACCTCCGGACTCTAGGAAATCTTCGTTTGGTTGGTGAGCTTTTTAAGTTGAGGATGGTTACGCAATGGATAGTTCAGCGCATTATTAAG AAGCTGTTGGGGGATGATAAGAAAATGTGTCCACCGAAGGAGAAACTCGAAGCAGTTAGTCTCTTTCTCCACACTGTGGGCAAAGTGCTTGATAGACAGACCAACGATGAGTGTTTCAAACGTTTAAAGAATTTGTTAAAACATCCTCGGTTGGTTTTGCAATCAGCATTTGTGGTTCAGTATCTCATTGATTTGCGCTCCAACAATTGGGTTCCCACCGGGAAATAG